Within the Bacillus sp. FSL K6-3431 genome, the region ATTGTGCCGAAAGGAGAAACCGAAGAAGAATATGAACAACAAAAACGGGCCCCTTGATTGGCTAAAAAACAAATTAGGAGACACGTCTACGGGCAATAAACATGGCAAACATTATTATCTGATTCTATTGCTTTTAGCAGGAGCGATCTTTATGTTGATGGGGAACTTTTTTGGTAAAGATCCTCTTTCAGAACCAGTTTCCGGTTTAAATCAAGATGCAAATGATGATAACACTGCAGAAACAATGAAACAGCAAGATACTGGAAAAAATAATAGAATGAAGATATATGAAGAGCAATATGAAAATCAATTAAAAGAAGCATTAGAGCAAATCGTTGGGGTCCAAGCAGTCACGGTTGTAGTGAACGTCGAGTCGACTGAAAGTCAGGTTTTTGAGAAAAATACCACTTTGAAAAATCAAACAACAAGTGAAGAGGATGATAAAGGTGGTAAAAGACAAGTAGAAGATCAGTCACATGAAGAGCAGCTTGTGATCGTTCGAGAAGGAGAAAAGGAAGTTCCGATTATTACGGAAACGAGAAAACCAAGTATTAAAGGTGTACTAGTTGTAGCCGGTGGAGCAGAAAACATGCAGGTGAAGAAATGGATAATTGAAGCTGTAACAAGGTCACTAGACGTTCCTAGCCATAAGGTGGCAGTTATGCCAAAAAAAACTAAGGGGGATTCCTAAATGCTGTTAAAAAAGCAAACGGTTTGGCTTTTAACGATGTTAAGTTTAGTTGTGGTTTTATCTGTTTATTATGTGACTTCTAATCCAAGTAAAAATGATCTGGCAACAATAGGAAACGGAGATACATCTGAGGTTGGAAGTAAAACAGCTGCTGATGATCCAGACATGAAGATCGTAACAGAAGCGGCAGGCGACGAAGTTTTTGAGACGGTACGAATGGATTTGCAAGATAAACGTAGTAAAGAAGTGCAAGATTTGACTGTGAAAATGGGATCTCCAGAACTGTCAGCTGACGAGAAAGATAAAATATATACGCAAATGGAAGAAATAAATGAATATAGTACAAAGGAAAAAACAGTAGAAAGTTTAGTTAAAGGCCTTGGGTATGACGATGCATTAGTCAGAGCGGATGAAAACGAAGTAAAAATAACTGTAAAGTCATCAGAAGAACATTCTCGTGCAGCTGCTGTGAAAATATTAAAAGTTATACACGAGAATATTGGAACGGAAATTGCGGCAACAGTAGAATTTAATTCAAATAAATGATCATATAATAAGGCTAATCTAT harbors:
- a CDS encoding SpoIIIAH-like family protein — protein: MLLKKQTVWLLTMLSLVVVLSVYYVTSNPSKNDLATIGNGDTSEVGSKTAADDPDMKIVTEAAGDEVFETVRMDLQDKRSKEVQDLTVKMGSPELSADEKDKIYTQMEEINEYSTKEKTVESLVKGLGYDDALVRADENEVKITVKSSEEHSRAAAVKILKVIHENIGTEIAATVEFNSNK
- the spoIIIAG gene encoding stage III sporulation protein AG; translation: MNNKNGPLDWLKNKLGDTSTGNKHGKHYYLILLLLAGAIFMLMGNFFGKDPLSEPVSGLNQDANDDNTAETMKQQDTGKNNRMKIYEEQYENQLKEALEQIVGVQAVTVVVNVESTESQVFEKNTTLKNQTTSEEDDKGGKRQVEDQSHEEQLVIVREGEKEVPIITETRKPSIKGVLVVAGGAENMQVKKWIIEAVTRSLDVPSHKVAVMPKKTKGDS